In the genome of Cryptomeria japonica chromosome 8, Sugi_1.0, whole genome shotgun sequence, one region contains:
- the LOC131044199 gene encoding glutamate receptor 3.4-like: MANKANSGYEVAVPIALGVLLFCAAQLGGMDCSPINIGAIMVLDTRTGKIAKTAIELAVEDVNQNTSILKDTVLNIDIRDSRQDALIGASAALELLRKGCVSIVGPQTSAVAEFVAYLGVAAHVPIVTFGATNPSLSIHRYPYFIRMRAIPALNDALRDVEAKIVLKAAVPPQANVSSIRRLIRDKLMGLESRVFIVHMHADLALILFSEASILRMISNEYVWIITDVIANLIDSFNATSLLSMNGVLGIKRKLKETDQLRQNEFSQAWKQRFRAQNPTMPSLELNSRALVAYDTVWAIAFAIDRLLRKESFNSDFSAASTSNKILNFKVFDGGEDLLNQILQTNFVGLTGPVRISRQKGEALECSYDIINVVGNSYNVVGSWTEKGLNISSKQVVQWGGGSTSKTPRGWVKPVPSKKLKIAVPWERGFTKFVSVKPVHGKVGPQNQTYEITGFCIDVFKSVLRRLDYELAYELISYGTGNVTAGYYDDVVYQVYLQKFDAVVGDMTVLANRSKYVDFTQPYTESGLIMMVALSDTLSSDPWAFPRPFSPAMWITTVSFFIFTGAAVWCLEHRLNRQFRGKPWEQVLTFIWFSFSTLFATQRERIVSGLGKAVVIIWLFVAFVLVSSYTASLSSMLTEREVVPKVQSLESLITQNLPIGYHQGSFIDKFLVQQLGVNKSALRPYSSAQESADALKKGPNNGGLAAIFERAQTIPQNVILSTGCNDYVKLGPKYKTGGSAFVFPKGSPLVLDISKAILNLSESKEMQEILKRWFNSSESKCSVESGGVESNKMSIKNFWGIFLLTGCVSFLTLVYYLCRLLYRFVHRNENSVHVKSVSTRLRTFANYADKKEIPTLKRKRSKTATLSSGTGASTSSEIPVTSGQI; this comes from the exons ATGGCCAACAAAGCCAATTCTGGGTATGAAGTTGCGGTGCCGATTGCGTTGGGTGTTCTTTTGTTTTGTGCTGCTCAACTGGGAGGAATGGATTGTTCACCGATAAATATAGGTGCTATAATGGTGTTGGACACACGTACAGGAAAAATAGCCAAGACTGCTATTGAATTGGCGGTTGAAGACGTAAACCAAAACACCAGCATTCTGAAGGACACGGTCCTCAATATTGATATAAGAGACTCCAGACAAGATGCACTCATAGGCGCTTCTGCAG CGTTGGAACTTCTAAGAAAAGGATGTGTGAGCATAGTCGGCCCACAAACGTCCGCGGTAGCGGAGTTCGTGGCTTATCTGGGCGTTGCAGCGCACGTTCCAATTGTGACGTTTGGTGCAACGAATCCCTCTCTCTCCATTCATCGATATCCTTACTTCATTCGTATG AGGGCCATCCCCGCCTTAAACGATGCCTTGCGAGATGTGGAGGCAAAAATTGTTTTGAAAGCCGCAGTGCCTCCCCAGGCTAACGTCTCTTCAATAAGGAGGCTTATTCGGGATAAGCTGATGGGCCTGGAGTCGCGAGTATTCATCGTGCACATGCATGCTGATTTAGCTCTAATCCTGTTTTCCGAGGCGTCTATATTAAGAATGATAAGTAATGAGTATGTATGGATCATTACCGATGTAATTGCCAATCTAATAGATTCCTTCAACGCTACTTCTCTCCTCTCCATGAATGGTGTGCTGGGGATTAAAAGAAAACTCAAAGAAACGGACCAGCTAAGGCAGAATGAATTTTCTCAAGCATGGAAGCAGCGGTTTAGAGCCCAGAATCCTACAATGCCAAGCCTGGAATTAAATTCCCGCGCACTTGTTGCATATGATACAGTATGGGCGATTGCTTTCGCAATCGATCGTCTTCTGCGTAAGGAATCGTTTAATAGTGATTTCTCCGCGGCCTCTACCAGCAACAAGATTTTAAATTTCAAGGTTTTTGATGGTGGAGAGgatttgcttaatcagatcctacAGACAAACTTTGTTGGCCTTACTGGTCCTGTTCGAATAAGTCGTCAAAAGGGAGAAGCTTTGGAGTGCTCATATGACATAATAAATGTGGTTGGAAATAGTTATAACGTAGTTGGTTCCTGGACAGAAAAGGGCCTGAATATATCTTCGAAACAAGTTGTTCAATGGGGCGGGGGATCAACGTCAAAGACACCACGTGGGTGGGTGAAACCTGTGCCAAGCAAGAAACTTAAAATAGCGGTGCCTTGGGAAAGAGGGTTTACAAAATTCGTCAGCGTAAAACCAGTTCATGGCAAAGTAGGTCCACAAAACCAGACTTATGAGATTACAGGATTCTGTATTGATGTGTTCAAATCGGTGCTCAGAAGACTGGATTATGAATTGGCCTATGAATTGATATCTTATGGAACTGGCAATGTCACTGCGGGCTACTATGATGACGTCGTCTACCAGGTCTATCTCCAG AAATTCGATGCGGTTGTGGGAGATATGACGGTGCTTGCAAATCGTAGCAAGTATGTGGATTTCACACAGCCGTATACGGAGTCGGGTCTTATAATGATGGTAGCACTTTCAGACACGCTATCAAGTGACCCCTGGGCCTTCCCGCGTCCCTTTAGCCCAGCCATGTGGATAACTACTGTTTCATTTTTCATATTCACGGGAGCTGCTGTTTGGTGTCTAGAGCACAGACTAAATAGGCAATTTAGAGGGAAGCCTTGGGAACAAGTCTTGACATTCATCTG GTTTTCCTTTTCCACACTCTTCGCAACTCAAA GGGAGAGGATTGTAAGTGGTCTCGGTAAAGCAGTGGTGATAATTTGGCTTTTTGTAGCTTTTGTGTTAGTGTCTAGTTACACCGCCAGCCTCTCGTCGATGCTTACAGAGAGAGAAGTTGTACCAAAAGTTCAGAGCCTTGAATCTCTCATCACCCAAAATTTGCCAATCGGGTATCACCAGGGATCTTTCATAGACAAGTTTTTGGTACAACAGCTGGGTGTGAATAAAAGCGCACTTCGCCCATATTCATCTGCACAAGAGTCCGCCGATGCACTGAAGAAGGGACCCAATAACGGAGGGCTGGCTGCCATATTTGAACGGGCGCAGACTATTCCCCAAAACGTAATTTTGTCAACAGGATGCAACGACTATGTGAAACTTGGTCCCAAGTACAAAACGGGAGGCTCCGCATTT GTGTTCCCAAAGGGGTCTCCGTTGGTTTTAGACATTTCCAAGGCTATATTAAATCTTTCAGAAAGCAAAGAGATGCAAGAAATTCTGAAGAGGTGGTTCAATTCAAGTGAAAGCAAATGCAGCGTGGAATCTGGCGGAGTCGAATCGAACAAAATGAGCATCAAAAACTTTTGGGGCATATTTCTTTTAACAGGATGTGTATCATTTCTCACCCTTGTCTACTATTTGTGTCGCCTGCTTTACCGATTTGTGCACAGAAATGAGAATTCAGTTCATGTTAAATCGGTTTCCACCCGATTGCGAACGTTCGCCAACTATGCAGACAAGAAGGAGATCCCAACACTAAAAAGAAAGAGATCTAAGACCGCCACTTTGTCATCGGGAACCGGCGCTTCCACTTCCTCTGAAATTCCTGTTACGTCCGGACAGATATGA
- the LOC131044200 gene encoding glutamate receptor 3.3-like: MASRANCGYEVAMQIALGALLLCAASSEEMNGSSINIGAIIALDTTNGKIAKTAIELAVEDVNRNTSVLNGTILNIHIRDSKQDSLTSASAALELIRKGCVSIVGPQTSLGAIPAINDALRDVEAKIVLKVAVLPQANISSMRKLLEDELMGLELRVFIVHMHVDLALMLFSEASILGMIGSEYVWIITDACANLLDWSNATSLLSMNGLLGIRRTLRQTDQPRMNEFAKRWKQRFREQNPTIQRLDLNARALVAYDIVWAVAYAIDRLLRQGSFNGGFSATSSSTKILNFKIFDGGEDLLNQILHTRFLGLSGPVRIDRERDEPLECSYDIINVIGNSYNVVGSWTEKSLNISSKQLVHWGGGSRKTSRGWVKPAPGKKLKIAVSWQQGFTQFIRVKPDHSSVGEEKQIYEITGLSIEVFNLVLKRLDYKLPYELIPYGTGNVTAGYYDDIVYQYQVYLQKFDVVVGDITVLANRSKYVDFTQPYTESVLIMELLFGVWSTDKIGNLEERLRNKFSVSTLFTTQRERIVSGLGKAMVLIWLFVAFVLMSSYTASLSSMLTERLGVNKSVLRPYSSVEEYAIALKKGPSNGGVFPKGSPLVLDISKAILNLSESKDMQKIRDEWFSSSESKCNVKSEESNQTD, from the exons ATGGCTAGCAGAGCCAATTGTGGGTATGAAGTTGCAATGCAGATTGCGTTGGGAGCTCTTTTATTATGCGCGGCTTCCTCCGAAGAAATGAATGGCTCATCAATAAATATAGGTGCTATAATCGCGTTAGACACAACTAATGGAAAAATAGCTAAAACTGCTATTGAATTGGCGGTTGAAGACGTAAACAGAAATACCAGCGTTCTGAATGGCACGATCCTCAACATTCATATCCGAGACTCCAAACAAGATTCACTCACAAGTGCTTCTGCAG CATTGGAACTGATAAGAAAAGGATGTGTAAGCATAGTCGGCCCACAGACATCCCTG GGGGCTATCCCTGCAATAAACGATGCCTTGCGAGATGTGGAGGCAAAAATTGTTTTGAAAGTTGCAGTGCTTCCCCAGGCCAACATCTCTTCAATGAGAAAGCTTCTTGAGGATGAGCTGATGGGGCTGGAGTTACGAGTATTCATCGTGCATATGCATGTTGATTTAGCTCTAATGCTATTTTCCGAGGCCTCCATATTAGGAATGATAGGCAGTGAGTATGTATGGATCATTACCGATGCATGTGCCAACCTATTGGACTGGTCGAATGCTACTTCTCTCCTTTCTATGAATGGTTTGTTGGGAATCAGAAGAACACTCCGACAAACTGACCAGCCAAGAATGAATGAATTTGCTAAAAGATGGAAGCAGCGGTTTAGAGAACAGAATCCTACTATACAAAGACTCGACTTAAATGCCCGTGCACTAGTTGCATATGATATAGTATGGGCGGTTGCTTATGCAATCGATCGCCTTCTGCGTCAGGGATCGTTTAATGGTGGTTTCTCAGCGACCTCTAGCAGCACCAAGATTTTAAATTTCAAGATTTTTGACGGTGGAGAAGATTTGCTTAATCAGATTCTTCACACACGCTTTCTTGGCCTTAGTGGCCCTGTTCGAATAGATAGAGAAAGGGATGAACCTTTGGAGTGCTCATATGATATAATAAATGTTATTGGAAATAGTTATAACGTAGTTGGGTCGTGGACAGAAAAGAGCCTGAATATATCGTCAAAACAATTAGTTCATTGGGGCGGTGGATCAAGAAAGACGTCGCGTGGGTGGGTGAAACCTGCGCCAGGAAAAAAACTTAAAATAGCGGTGTCGTGGCAGCAAGGGTTTACACAATTCATCCGAGTAAAACCAGATCATTCCAGCGTAGGCGAAGAAAAGCAGATTTATGAGATTACAGGCTTGTCTATTGAAGTGTTCAATTTGGTGCTCAAAAGACTGGATTATAAATTGCCCTATGAATTGATACCTTATGGAACTGGCAATGTCACTGCGGGCTACTATGATGACATCGTCTACCAGTACCAGGTCTATCTCCAG AAATTCGATGTTGTTGTGGGAGATATAACGGTGCTTGCAAATCGTAGCAAGTATGTGGATTTCACACAGCCGTATACGGAGTCGGTTCTAATTATG GAGCTGTTGTTTGGTGTCTGGAGCACAGACAAAATCGGCAATTTAGAGGAACGCCTCAGAAATAA GTTTTCTGTTTCCACACTCTTCACGACTCAAA GGGAGAGGATTGTAAGCGGTCTGGGTAAAGCAATGGTCCTTATTTGGCTTTTTGTAGCTTTTGTGTTAATGTCTAGTTACACCGCCAGCCTGTCGTCGATGCTTACCGAGAGA CTTGGTGTGAATAAAAGCGTACTTCGCCCATATTCATCTGTAGAAGAGTACGCCATTGCACTTAAGAAGGGACCCAGTAACGGAGGG GTGTTTCCAAAGGGATCTCCGCTGGTTTTAGACATTTCTAAGGCTATATTAAATCTTTCAGAAAGCAAAGATATGCAAAAAATTAGAGATGAGTGGTTCAGTTCAAGTGAAAGCAAATGCAACGTGAAGTCTGAGGAGTCGAATCAAACAGATTGA